From the genome of Bartonella sp. M0283:
TAAGATGCATTATTATCTATTGGCTGCCGTTATCGCTGCTATCCTTTATTTTATTTCCCTATGGGCAACTGGAATGGCGCTCTCTTTCGGTGAAACTGTCATCAATCTCATCGCTGCACTTGTTTCGGGTGGCGTTTATTGGTGCATTACACCTCGTCGCTATAATCGTCGCTCGCTGGCAAGCCTCAAAAACAACTAAGCTTTGTAAATACATTTATGTGACCGGGTTTGCAAAATATGCATACCCGGTTTTTTAGTCTTGATTGTCCTGCTTTATATCGCCCGAATTTTTATTTTTTTGATCGGCAAATTTTTTAAAACGCGCGTCTGATCTAGTTTTCCAAGCCTGAACTTTTTTAAGCATCGAGATTACCCTTTGAGCCTGAAGATGACCCGACATGATGTTTTGTCGCGCTCTAACATTCAGGCCCAAACGAATACAACTTTTTAGCTTTTAAAATTAAAACTGATCTGATCAGTGATATCGGTTCAAAAAATTCCTAGCCTTTTTTAAGCTCTGTTATTTGGAGCGGACCGAGGACGTTAGACCTGCCAAAAGCCTTAAAACTGGTGAGAAGCTTTGAAACCGTTCAGGAGAATTGATATCCGCGAGCCAATAGCCGCTGATGGCGTTCGGCAAGACGTTCCTTCATCTTTCCATCTCTGACCATCTGGCGCAGTTTTTCAATGCGTTTATGCCGTAATTTTGGTGAACCACGCCGCACCATTGGCCATAAAATCCATGGCAAAGCGAAAATGTGGAACATCGCAAAAACAATAATCGTTGCCACTTTCGTAGCCATGAGATAGTGCCCGCGCGAGCGTAGGATATAATAGGGAATAGAGGCACAGATACCCACAATAACCGCCCACAAGGCCGGTATAAGAATGGCCAGAAGAAATACGCCGAATTTTCCGAGATTAATAAAAAATGTCAGGTTCCATGCATGAATAATCCAGTTTGATAAACCGAGAAGGCCCACCAATAACGCGCCATAGATGAAAAAAACAAACATAATGAGGAAAGTAAGCGGAGCGGCGATACCCGGCTCGCGAAACCGATCATCATTCTGATGGGCCAAAGAGGTCATTATTTTATCCTGCCATTGAAATTGCCTGACAACAAAACACAAATCCGGCGATGAAAGCCTATCAGCCACGTCTTTACCGGTCAACTCACGATAATTGGCAAAAGCTTTCCAGACAAAATTTTTCGGCAAAAAGAATAAAGTGCCCGCATGAGAAATTCATGCGGGCGTAAACCGGTAAATTATGCAGCGTTCGACGCGGCTGGATGCTGTGTCAAAAAAGTATGGATAGCAGCTGCATCACGCGTATTGCGTAATTTTTGTACCATATCACTATCACGCAAAACACGGGCAATTCTGGAAAGTGCCTTCAAATGATCGGCGCCTGCGCTTTCAGGAACCAGAAGCAAGAAAACCAGATCAACCGGTTCATCGTCGAGCGCTTCAAAATCAACCGGCGTTTCAAGGCGAGCAAAAACACCGACAATGTGGTCGACATTGGCAAGCTTGCTATGAGGAATGGCAATACCATTGCCAACGCCGGTCGAACCGAGTTTTTCACGTTGAAGTACTGTATCAAGCACTGTCCTCTCGTCGAGACCTGTCAGAGAGGCAGCTTTTTCCGCCATAATTTGCAAAACCTGTTTTTTGGAATTTGCCTTAAGGGCAGGAATAACCGCTTCCGGTGCAATCAAATCACTAAGATCCATGTGGTTTCCTTTTTTCCATCCCGAATTCTTTCTCAAGCTCGCGAAATCGAGCCAAGAACATCGAGGGTGTGGATAATCCCTTTTCCTCATAATTTGAAAAAACGGGGAAAAGGAATTTCCTTATTCAGGCTTTATTAGTAATGGATGAGGGGTCGATCCAGCCGATATTTCCATCAGCCCGCCGGTAGACAATATTGATTTTTCCATCAGCCGCATTGCGGAATACCAACACAGGATTATCCATCAGATCAAGTTCGACAACAGCATTGGCAACAGACATATCGCGCAATGTCATTGATGTTTCAGCCACGATTGTCGGGGCATAATCTTCCGGCAAGCCTTCATCTTCATCGGGCACCGGTTCCATAATATGATAGGCATATTCGGCAAAAGCGGTATTGTTATTCTGCTTGTTGCTGCGTGATTTCAAACGCCGTTTGTAACGACGAAGGCGCGTTTCCAGACGTTCTGCTGCCGCATCGAAAGCGCCTTGAGGATCTTGTGCCTGACCCGTTGTCTGTAACACCGCGCCAGAACTCAAATGCAATACGCATTCAGCTGAAAAACGCGAACCGGATTTGACA
Proteins encoded in this window:
- the ptsN gene encoding PTS IIA-like nitrogen regulatory protein PtsN encodes the protein MDLSDLIAPEAVIPALKANSKKQVLQIMAEKAASLTGLDERTVLDTVLQREKLGSTGVGNGIAIPHSKLANVDHIVGVFARLETPVDFEALDDEPVDLVFLLLVPESAGADHLKALSRIARVLRDSDMVQKLRNTRDAAAIHTFLTQHPAASNAA
- the hpf gene encoding ribosome hibernation-promoting factor, HPF/YfiA family, which gives rise to MSLRISGKHMDIGEAFRTRIEDRINDAISKYFAGGVTGHVTVVKSGSRFSAECVLHLSSGAVLQTTGQAQDPQGAFDAAAERLETRLRRYKRRLKSRSNKQNNNTAFAEYAYHIMEPVPDEDEGLPEDYAPTIVAETSMTLRDMSVANAVVELDLMDNPVLVFRNAADGKINIVYRRADGNIGWIDPSSITNKA